One segment of Pelecanus crispus isolate bPelCri1 chromosome 2, bPelCri1.pri, whole genome shotgun sequence DNA contains the following:
- the PPDPFL gene encoding pancreatic progenitor cell differentiation and proliferation factor-like protein translates to MASVPSAGCLLAKNQYYRTRQNSESSVSSSSSCCSDAMNITDQDKAFHGLPELVDKCWWIKSFFHSEPSPPTVGRKTLSASSTNS, encoded by the exons ATGGCCTCCGTGCCTTCCGCCGGCTGCCTCCTGGCCAAGAACCAGTACTACAGAA CAAGACAGAACTCGGAATCCAGTGtttcttccagctcctcctgctgttcGGATGCTATGAACATTACAGACCAGGACAAAGCATTTCATG GGTTACCTGAATTAGTTGATAAATGTTGGTGgataaaaagctttttccatAGTGAACCATCTCCACCAACTGTTGGCAGAAAAACACTATCAGCAAGCAG TACCAACAGTTGA